One window of the Streptomyces asoensis genome contains the following:
- a CDS encoding S1 family peptidase, giving the protein MRRTRFKHVCLAALLTLAGLGGAGTLPAAASGGGATASSPSAADAAPASAALLDGMRKEFGLTKEQAVARLEAERDATALEPRARRTAGTAYAGSWFDAADGRLTVAVTSKSSQATRAAIRAEGAGVRVVEHSARVLDAAKSRIDRLSAPSGVSGWHVDAATNTVVVTVVRGEDSDNDVQRFLAQARAAGPVSVETVAATPRTFAAGTVGGDPYYTGNVRCSIGFSVHGGFVTAGHCGQAGAGVRGWDGSYIGNFQGSSFPDNDYAWVNVGSGWWTVPVVLGWGTVSDQLVRGSAEAPVGASVCRSGSTTHWHCGTVLAKNETVNYSQGAVHQMTKTSVCAEGGDSGGSFISGDQAQGVTSGGWGNCTGGGETWFQPVNEILSRYGLTLHTY; this is encoded by the coding sequence ATGAGACGCACAAGGTTCAAGCACGTCTGCCTGGCCGCGCTCCTCACCCTGGCCGGGCTCGGTGGCGCGGGCACGCTGCCCGCGGCGGCGAGCGGGGGCGGTGCCACGGCCTCCTCCCCGTCGGCCGCCGACGCCGCCCCCGCCTCCGCCGCACTGCTCGACGGCATGCGGAAGGAGTTCGGGCTCACGAAGGAGCAGGCGGTGGCCCGGCTCGAGGCCGAACGCGACGCCACCGCGCTCGAACCGAGGGCGCGCCGCACGGCGGGGACTGCGTACGCCGGGTCCTGGTTCGACGCCGCCGACGGCCGTCTCACGGTGGCCGTCACCTCAAAGAGTTCGCAGGCCACGCGCGCGGCGATTCGCGCCGAGGGCGCAGGCGTCCGGGTCGTCGAGCACAGCGCACGGGTGCTGGACGCGGCGAAGTCACGCATCGACCGGCTCTCCGCCCCCTCGGGGGTGAGTGGTTGGCACGTCGACGCGGCGACGAACACCGTGGTGGTCACGGTCGTCCGGGGCGAGGACTCCGACAACGATGTCCAGCGATTCCTGGCGCAGGCCCGTGCCGCCGGTCCCGTCAGCGTCGAGACGGTCGCCGCGACCCCGCGCACCTTCGCGGCGGGCACGGTCGGCGGCGACCCCTACTACACGGGCAACGTCCGCTGCTCGATCGGCTTCTCGGTCCACGGCGGGTTCGTCACCGCCGGTCACTGCGGCCAGGCCGGTGCGGGTGTCCGGGGCTGGGACGGCTCGTACATCGGCAACTTCCAGGGCTCATCGTTCCCCGACAACGACTACGCCTGGGTCAACGTGGGCAGCGGCTGGTGGACGGTGCCGGTCGTGCTCGGCTGGGGCACGGTCTCCGACCAGTTGGTGCGCGGCTCGGCCGAGGCACCGGTGGGCGCCTCCGTCTGCCGGTCCGGGTCGACCACGCACTGGCACTGCGGCACGGTGCTGGCGAAGAACGAGACCGTCAACTACAGCCAGGGGGCCGTGCACCAGATGACGAAGACGAGCGTCTGCGCCGAAGGGGGCGACTCCGGCGGCTCGTTCATCAGCGGCGACCAGGCACAGGGCGTCACCTCCGGCGGCTGGGGCAACTGCACCGGCGGCGGCGAGACGTGGTTCCAGCCGGTGAACGAGATCCTCAGCCGCTACGGGCTCACCCTCCACACCTACTGA